The Streptomyces sp. NBC_01363 region GGGGCTGCACGCCCCTCGGGCCCGAGGCGCTCACCAGCGGGGCCTTGAGCGCGGGGACCAGCGGGGTGGCGACCGCGCCGCCCGCGAGCACGATCGCGGCGAGCAGGCCGAGGATCAGCCCGGCGCCCGTGTTGCTGCCGTCGATGATCGTCCAGAAGGCCGTCCACACCGCGAAGATGCTGAGCGCGGCACCGAACTGACCGAGGTCGAAGCCGACGACCTTGCGGCCCGGGGTGGCGCGGCCCACGATGACCAGCGCCGCTCCGATGATCCCGGCCAGGTAGACGCTCATCAGGAGCCCGAGCGAGTCCCAGGCGTTCGGGGCGTTGTAGCGGGAGCAGTTGATGCCCGCAGGACAGTCGAAGCCGTAGAGGTCGAGGAAAGAGGCGATGAACAGCACGACCGCTGCTCCGATCACCACGCCGTCGCCTCGAGTGAGGGAGCGGATATTCACGTGAAGGTCCTTAGTCGATCGTCTCGTCGGGGCGGTCGTCGCTGCCGCCTGCACGGGTGCGGCGGGCACGGCACGAAGCTCGGGGGGCGCGGCCCCCATCGTACGGATGAATCTATCGTCTGATCGGGTGGGTTGTGTTCCTGCCCGGACGCCGCCCGCACATCCCCCCAATTTCGCCTCAGAACTACCTCTTGCTACCCGTTGAGGTAGCTGCTGATGCCGTCGGCAATCCCCTGTGCCGCCTTCTGACGCCAGCCCGCGCTGGTGAGCAGGGCGGCATCCTTCGGATCACGCATATTGCCGCATTCGATGAACACTTTGGGCACGGTCGACAAATTAAGTCCGCCCAGGTCCTTGCGAACGTCCAATCCGGTATTGCCACCGACGTAATTGGAAGGCGCACTTCCGGTAGCGCGGACGAATAGCCCCGCGATCCGGGTGCCGAGGTCGCGCGACGGTTCGACGATCTTCGAGGTGTCCGCAGCCCCGCCCCGCACCGGCCCGGGGAGGATCACATGGAAACCGCGGTTGCCGGCCGCTGAGCCGTCCGCGTGCACCGACACCACGGCATCGGCCCGCGCCTCGTTGCCGATCCGGGCCCGTTCGTCGACACACGGCCCGTACGCGCGGTCGTTGTCGTACGTCAGCACGACCTTCGCGCCCTGCTTCTGGAGGAGGGTGCGCAGCCGGTGCGACACATCGAGGGTGAACTGTGCTTCCGCGTAACCGGAGTTGGTCGACGTTCCGGTGGTGTCGCACTCCTTGTGCGTGGTGCCGATGTCCACCTGGCGGTTGATCTCGCGGGTGTGCAGGTGGTTGTTCGGGTTGTGCCCGGGGTCGATGACGACGGTCTTCCCGGACAGCGGCCCGGTGGCCCCGCCGCCCGTGCGCGGCGTGGGCCCCGAGGGCTTCGGCTTCGCGGACGGGGTGGGGGAGGCTGACGTCTTCTCCGGCGCCGGAGCGGTCTTCGACGGTGGCGGGGCAGAGGTACCGCTGCCGCCCTGCCGGGGCTCGGCCTGCGCCCCGCCGACGACGTCGCCCGCGCCGCAGCCCGCGGCGGTCAGGCACACGGCGACGAACGCGGCGGCGGCGAGCAGGGACCGGCGGCGCCGGGTGGGGGGAACACTCTCGTCGTACGGCACCACGCGATGCTATCGGGGCCCTCGGACGGCCGCCCTCAGATGCCGGTTCCGGTACGCCGCAGTACCCGCAGCGAATCCGTCACGGACACCTCGGTGAACGCACCGGAGGCCAGTGCCCGCAGATAGACGCGGTACGGCGCCTGGCCGCCGTGCGCGGGGTCCGGGAACACATCGTGGATCACCAGCAGCCCGCCCTCGGCGACATGCGGGGCCCAGCCCTCGTAGTCGCCGTTGGCGTGCTCGTCGGTGTGGCCGCCGTCGATGAAGACGAAGCCCAGCTTCCCGCCCCAGACCGCCGCGACCTGCGGGGACCGTCCGACCAGCGCCACGACGTGGTCCTCCAGGCCTGCCGCGTGCAGGGTCCTGCGGAAGGTCGGCAGCGTGTCCATCCGGCCGACCTCCGGGTCCACCACGGTCGGGTCGTGGTACTCCCAGCCGGGCTGCTGCTCCTCGCTGCCGCGGTGGTGGTCGACGGTGAGGGCCGTCACACCGGCCGCCCGCGCGACATCGGCGAGCAGGATGGTGGAGCGCCCGCAGTACGTGCCGACCTCCAGGAGCGGCAGCCCCAGCGCGGCGGCCTCGGTGGCGGCCGCGTACAGCGCGAGTCCCTCGACCACCGGCATGAAGCCCTTGGCGGCCTGGAAGGCGGCGAGAATCTCGGGCGCGGGCTCGACGACGGACTCGGCGGGCACGGGTTCCTCCTGGTGGGGACGGGTACGCGTTCGACGGCGCCCCATCGTGCCGTACGCCCCCGCCGAAGGAGTCGGCGGGGGGCGCGGCCGCCCCGCGCTCCC contains the following coding sequences:
- a CDS encoding N-acetylmuramoyl-L-alanine amidase; translation: MPYDESVPPTRRRRSLLAAAAFVAVCLTAAGCGAGDVVGGAQAEPRQGGSGTSAPPPSKTAPAPEKTSASPTPSAKPKPSGPTPRTGGGATGPLSGKTVVIDPGHNPNNHLHTREINRQVDIGTTHKECDTTGTSTNSGYAEAQFTLDVSHRLRTLLQKQGAKVVLTYDNDRAYGPCVDERARIGNEARADAVVSVHADGSAAGNRGFHVILPGPVRGGAADTSKIVEPSRDLGTRIAGLFVRATGSAPSNYVGGNTGLDVRKDLGGLNLSTVPKVFIECGNMRDPKDAALLTSAGWRQKAAQGIADGISSYLNG
- a CDS encoding class I SAM-dependent methyltransferase; amino-acid sequence: MPVVEGLALYAAATEAAALGLPLLEVGTYCGRSTILLADVARAAGVTALTVDHHRGSEEQQPGWEYHDPTVVDPEVGRMDTLPTFRRTLHAAGLEDHVVALVGRSPQVAAVWGGKLGFVFIDGGHTDEHANGDYEGWAPHVAEGGLLVIHDVFPDPAHGGQAPYRVYLRALASGAFTEVSVTDSLRVLRRTGTGI
- a CDS encoding DUF5336 domain-containing protein, which produces MNIRSLTRGDGVVIGAAVVLFIASFLDLYGFDCPAGINCSRYNAPNAWDSLGLLMSVYLAGIIGAALVIVGRATPGRKVVGFDLGQFGAALSIFAVWTAFWTIIDGSNTGAGLILGLLAAIVLAGGAVATPLVPALKAPLVSASGPRGVQPPYGGQPQPGQGYGYPGAQQPSYGGQPGQQQPYGAQPQPGQPQPGQPEPQPQAGAQQAPAAGAPTGDFTPFWFAVPVARPLYGEDGSPSPIAELAPGTWYLAVEQRGPGLIAQTQDGRRGVLQDATGIQRG